Sequence from the Scyliorhinus canicula chromosome 7, sScyCan1.1, whole genome shotgun sequence genome:
ATGAATGAATGTTTGGTCTCTTTATTCTGCATCAAATGTAGTCTGTATTAACTGTGTGAAAAGCCAAGGAACGCTAACGGGAAATAAAGGGAAAGGAGTGTAATCGGTAAAATGAAACAGGGTGTCCGGTGATTTCCTACGAAAAGGCGAAGGGGGgtacaaaaaaaaaataagatgGAACACACCACCTACTTTCCGTCTGGTAGAATAAAAAAAGGATGAAACCTGTACTAAGAAAACAGCATTTAAAATGCCAAATTCAAGAGACTGTATTCTTCAGTAACAATTTGCTGGCTCGTGCCTCAAGTACCTGCAAACCCAGTTAGTTGTGACCCTGCATGGCCCTGGAGCGTTTTCTGTGACGCTTTCCAGGCTATGCAGGTGGATAGCTGAAGCTTTATTAATTAGAAATCACACAGCTATATTAAAATTCATACAAAAAAAATCCCTGCTACAATTTCATGTAAGGTAACGCAAATGATAAAGTATATAATGTATGCATTGTTACATTAACAAATGGTTATGGTAGTTTGACAATTTTTAGTAGTGCTCATAATTTCTGCAATACAATAACTTGTATTTAGAGAGCACTTTACACATAAAACAAAAAGACACCACAAGAGCATTCTAAAGCAAAGATTTGACAGAGCCACACATGGCAATATTAGGAcatgtgaccaaaagcttggtcaacttCAAGGGGGAAAGCGAGATAAAGAGGCAGaggggtttagggaaggaattcaagGGCCACCATTGGCAGGGTGctgaaaatcagggatgctcgAGGGGTCTGAATTAGAAGAGCACAGATCTCTGAGGATTGAGAGGCTGGAGTAGATTACAGGGATAGGCAGAGTGAGgccatggagaaatttgaaaacttTAAAATTGAGTTTTAAAACTAgatttccacattgccaagagGAGTGTCAATTGCAAATAGCAGAAACAATTACCCGAGTCCTGAGAAAAGCTGAATCCAGTATCTCCAGTACTACTGCTGTGTCCTAGTGATTGACCACCAGCCATCATGGCTGTGAGATGAGGAGACAATCCCAAATCTGTGTAAAGAGTAAATAGAATGTAATGTTCCATTTATTTATTCCATACAGGTGCATGAAGGGgttttaaaaatcaaacatttGGTTTATGCACTCAGTCAAACTCAAATTTTATTCTTTCCTAAAAATACTTGGGACCGTTATTTGTACAGAAATTCTTTGCAAAACATGGAAGTGAATCATcacttgcatatttttgcaagGCTGGAGATTAAGACCTTAGCAACGCACCATAGCAACTGCATCCTGAGCTATAGGGAATGGCATCACTCCACCTCCACAGAATTCTTATGTCCGTTATTAGTTATTTCAATGGTTTGTATTTCTTAGCACTTTCTTAATCGTGAATAATGGAAAGATTGATTAGGGTTTACAGACCAGCAATGCAGTTGTTAAAACAACACCGGAGTCAGGTAACCCATTCTGAAAACCATGCACTGCCCAATGGCCGAGCAGCAAATACGTGTTGTGTAGTACTCAACCATTATTTGGAGTTAAGTGATTTGTGCCCTGAGGAGAACTGCTTTTCTTGGAGGTCAGCTGTTAATTGCATGGAGGGCAGCTAATTAGCAGCCAAGGGAGTTGAAATGGAGGGAACTGAGCAAACGTGGGCCAGATTTAAGTGCACCACAGCAGCCATTACTGTGACTGGTGCTTAActtcgaggggggggggtgcatagggGGGAGtgcgcggggagggggtggtgggaagggggagggggtggtgggaagggggagggggtggtgggaagggggagggggtgctgggaagggggaggtgctggggagggggagggcgggttgctgggaaggggaagggggggtgctgggaaggggacagggggttgggggtgctggGAAGGGgacagggggttgggggtgctggGAAGGGGAAACCCAAAATTCCTACCTACCCCCAATAATCtttcatccccttgttaatcaagaatctatctagctctgccttcaaaatattcaaaggctctgcacCACCTCTGAGGAACAGTATTACAGATACGACCCTCACgggaaatatttctcctcatctgtcttataTGAGTGACCActtaattttaaacagtgaccccttccTTTGACATTTTGTTTCTCTCCCAGTACCCCTTTAAAAGGGTTGTTAATTTGTTTAGTCTATTTTATGTTACCGATTTACCTAAGAGTATAAAGAGTCAGCCCCACATTcctggggctggatcctccgtttctgcggctaagtgccgacgctggcgtgggaaccgTGGTTTTTCACGACCGGCAAATCATGTGCGGCCCGGGAACCGGCCATTCTTGGCATGGGGGGATGGGAGTATCAGTAGGtgccggtgctagtccctcagGTGAggtggctagcaccggcacctaCTGATACTCCCGCCCCCGATGCCAAGAATGGCCGGTTCctgggccgcgcatgtgcacggctgatgacctgcagcggttgtgccatacaacatggcgccgattGTGCGCAGACCCAACCCACCATCTGCgaccccatatccccccccccccccccccccccccgggccagtggCACAGATCCTGGCCGAGTATTGCGACACTGGATACAGTCCGGAGCCGCCACGCCTGGTTCACGATTTGTGTGACCACATGTGGTccgtgccgtcaggaactcagcccatcggggggggggggggggggggggcaagtgggccAGCCAGAGGCGCCAATGGCATTGCAAGTGCGCGCGGCGCACATCACGAtgacaccatttcagagggggcggagcatggctgactggcGTCAAACTGCCGCcggccccgattccggcgtcggagcccattctctgcccgatccccGAACACTATTTCGGAGTTGGGAAATGGATTATCCTGCCCCTGATCTTTGGTCACCCAGTGCACAAGAAGGAGGACCTATTCATAGGCttactcctgggcctggccaagatGGCTATTAACAGGTCCATGCAATAAGGGAAATAATCTAATCATGCAATAATCTCGTGAAACTGTCTTCCGCAGCCACGTTCAtgaccctggagagggagcacgtGGTGTCCACTGGCACGCATGAGGCCATCCATGACTTGTGGGGACCATGGAAGCTCGAGTGCATTATCAACCCCAGAAGTTATAATTTGAGAGGGTTCCTTTGAAAGTTCTTTTAATTACAGTGCCCCTTAAGGGGTCAGTCATTTAGTTAACTTGTTAATTTGTTCAACAGTAGTCAAAGAGTATAAAGAAGGTCAGCTGGGACACTGTGTTGGGAGTTAGGAGGCAGTTATCTATAATGCTGCATCCTGTGACTAAACCTACTTACAAGGAAAAAGATATGTGGCTCATTTTGTACTTCACCACTGGGCTTGGGTCCATATAACACCTTTGTGTTCTGCACCTTCCCTCTCCACCACATCCTGCACCTCTTCCTCTGATAAGCTGCATCATTCCAGGGCCTCACCACACCGCTTTGGAGGACTAGTTAAGGGCAACACATCAGACCACCAAATATTTGTGAGATGCTTGCAGATTGTGTACTGCAAGGTGCCACCTGACCAGTCCAGACACCAGAACCCCACCTTTAACAGCCTGATTGCCTGCTTGATGGTGGTCCTTGCCTCTGTGGCTTCATCCTGTTGTCCCATAAAGGACAGAGTAGCCTCTTCAAGGGATAATGTCCCCGAGAATCTATAGAATGGAATGAAGAGCTGGGGAAGCCTAAATACCAACGGATGAAGACTCATGCCAGCTGCCTGGAAAGTGAACGCACACAGGAAGCTCAAGTTGTTGATACAGACCAGTTGGATATTGAGGGGGTGGAATCCGTCACTGGCTCTCACTTGGTCCCTTGAAGGCTGGCACAAGATGtaattgatgatgccctgcacCTGGGGAGATCCAGTGATGGTAGTGAAACCCTTTGTGTCTGCAGAACCTGTTTgccttgaaatatttttatttaaacatttttattttgagaatacccaattgttttttttccaattaaggggcaattcagcattgccaatccacctaccctgcacatcttttgggttatgggggcaaaacccacacaaacacagggagaatgtgcaaactccacacagacagtgatccagagcctgggacctcggctccgtgaggcagcagtgctaaccactgcgccacagtgctgccccattTGCCTTGAAATTAATGCACTGTGCATCTCTTACGTAAATGACACCAGTAACCTGTGAGATCCTGGAACACTACCAAACTCTGCACCCGGTTCTTGAAAGGACTCAGTGAAATTCAAGATCGCAGTGACCATGGCCAGGCATGGTGAACAGAGCTCCAAGGTGTGATGTCTTCCATCATCACAAGGGGATGAAGAACATCTGTCTGGAGAGGTGTATTCCTGGGCACTGATTCAGCAACATCTCAAGGTAGCTCcatctttactttttttttaaattatttcacgGGACATGGGCGCTGCTGGCTTGGCCACCATTTATGTTGCTCATCTCTCATGGCGCTTGAGAATCCCAgtacccatcccgaattgccctggcTGGCAGATCCTCTGCTGAAGGTACAGCCGCTATTGGCTTCCTGCCCCTCATTCCactcctctaccctctccctctctaTGGAAGATGGTGATCCTCATTGCCATAAGACCCAATATCTGAGAGTTGTAATTCCATTACAATCTATTACCAACTcttcccaacgcccccccccccccccccccccccccaatgctcccaAGCCCATGGTGCCAGAAAGGTGACTGCACAAGCACTTACATGAACATTCTACCCACAACCTGTGCACACCTGATGGCACCCATGTGCCAAAGGCTGAGTGCCCTTCTCAGTTGTGCACTGGCTTATGAGCCCACCATGGTATGGCAATGGCCAGCCCACCACGGTGTTGCCACCTCCACATACCTGGTCTGCCCTTGAATTAGTGTGCAACCGTGCACCAAAATCCCAAACCATCCCACCATGAGCTCTCAATGCACCCCTTAACTTCTTTAATTGGCCTTATTTGCAAATCAGGTGGTTTTCCAGGTTCAGCCACCTTCCCCAGTCCTGATGAAATTTTCCGATGGCAGGAAAGGCAATGGGAAACTGACAAACTGGCCAACGGCACCCTTTCAAATGCACATTTTGCCTCCACCCTCTCCGTTTCCACCTCCCCATGAGTTCACGCAATCTAGACATAAGGTGGATTATCTGTTCTGACAGTGCTGCCCTTACTTCAATGAGGGAATACACCCTCATCTGGTCTCCTACCTTCTTTCCTCTTCCCCGAGCAGAGGGGATTAGAGTAGGGGGGCAAAAGAAAAACATGCATCGGTTCACATTGTGAGGCTATGCACCGAGAGTTCTACTGTGCAGCACTGCCTGAATCATGGTGTTTACAGCAGTACATCTGTCAAATAGGTAAACACAATTTATCCACATGACGTCAAGCTGCTGGAATCACCCACTGGTTCGGGACCAATCGCGGAGGAATTACCAACAGGTGGGAGCGAAGATCCATTGGGCTCTTCTGACTAAAGAAAGATTGTTGAATATGAATATCAGATTCCATTCACAGTTTCCCCACAGATGAATGCAAACTCTAACACTAGAATAGGTTAATAAGAGGGTTCAGAGAGCAATCAATCTCATGAATAAGAATTAAAATTTTATAAACCACTGCAGCTGAAACATGCCTCTGCCGATCTATTTTGGCATGTCACTGTAAAAGCATGACAACATCACCAGCCTGCAATGAGCACAAATATCATACTCCCTGCTAAAAAAGAAAAATCTCACAGCAATTTCTACATATAGTCGGTCAGAACATAAGCAAATTGTCACCCTCTCAGCTCCCTCTCCCGACAATCCCCTTCCAAGCAGCATTAACATTCCTCTTAGCTGCAAGCCAAGATGACAACACACTGCAGCAGGATTTCTCCCGATTAATTTTAAGGATGTTATTTATTCCACTCGGCTTTTTAATAACCTCAGAGCGATCGACATGCTGGGAACAAGCAGGCTCTATTTAAGAAGGTCTACATAATATAAAATTTCAGAAACCTATTTATTAATGTTCATTGTATCTAGATCAAGGTAAACAGGTGGCTGTTCAATTTCAGCTGCAAGAAAACCCACGTGAAACTGGCAAAACAGACTCTTGTAGACTGTGATGGAAACAATGTCTTATTTACATGAGATACAAAACAGTTTAAACTCTTCAAATCTGACAGCCCTAGTTATTCCCCAGTATCAATGCCCAGCAAAAATATGTTTAACATGGCAAGTATGAAAAAGCAAAAGGCAATAAAACACATTTATTCATGATGCAGACATCACAGCAAGAAGCATTACCCACTCCTTTTTCCTAGGTTACCTGTGATGCGATTGGAGATGCTGAATAATCTGGATGTTCTCTGGCGTTGAATAAATGAATCCCTGTAGTATCTGTCACCAAAGCACATCCCCAGCAGCTCTCTGCGCACTGTTTTATTCCACAGTCCATAGATAATAGGATGACAAATTGCACTAGTAAAGGATAGCCATATTACCAGTGTCTCCACTCCTGGAGACACAGTGCCTTTCCCGTGAAGTGCTTCTATACTAATCACTAACATGTAGGGGCCCCATGTGACAACAAAAGCACCAATCACAATCAATATAGTTGTCAAGGCTTTGCACTGATTGGCTGAATAAACAATGTTATTGATGTTGTTCTTTCTGCTCCCTGATGAAGAGGTAGAAGTGTTGGAATTTTTTCTTCCATCCTTAACGGATTCTTCTTGCACGACTATAATAGTTCCACAGTGGATTTTCCGAGCTTTGAGCCTGGCCACACGGAATATAAAACCATAGCAAATCACCATGGCTAAAAATGGCAACAGTGCACACCAAATCTGCCAAAAGGCAGTGTAACTTAGTTCTTTGTACCATGCAGCTATGCATATCCACTTGAATTGGTCAAACTCAAATGCAGACCAGCCAAAGAGAGGAGGAAGACATCCAATTAGCGAGTGCAGCCATATATACGCAATCACAACAACAGCACGATTTCCAGTTATTTTCATAGGATATACCATTGGGTAAACAACAGCATAGTACCTGTATAGAAAAAAGGGACAAGAAATTTTCAGCCATACTCAATAACTCAAATCACAAATCTTTGCTATTTGCACAGAACGCCCCCAACAAACATACTAAAATCTAACAATTACAGCATGTTTGAACTAAAGTTAATGAGATAGTAACAAGTGAAACTCAATATCACAATTTCAATTTAGTTTACAGGTATTTAATTTTAAATCGGGTTTATAatattacagtaacttcattgcagtgttaatgtatacctacttgtgacaataaagattgttattatttcatagaatttacagtgcagaaggaggccattcggcccatcgagtctgcactggctcttggaaagagcaccctacccaaggtcaatacctccaccccacccgcatccccataacccagcaaccccacccaacactaagggcaattttgaacactaaggacaatttagcatggccaaaccacctaacctgcacatctttggactgtgggaggaaa
This genomic interval carries:
- the gpr161a gene encoding G-protein coupled receptor 161, translating into MNSNSSADRSVGNNTSQDGGGVIIAESVAIIVIAVLICLGNLTIVVTLYKKSYLLTPSNKFVFSLTLSNFLLSVLVLPFVIASSIKREWIFGVVWCNFTALLYMLISSASMMTLGVIAIDRYYAVVYPMVYPMKITGNRAVVVIAYIWLHSLIGCLPPLFGWSAFEFDQFKWICIAAWYKELSYTAFWQIWCALLPFLAMVICYGFIFRVARLKARKIHCGTIIVVQEESVKDGRKNSNTSTSSSGSRKNNINNIVYSANQCKALTTILIVIGAFVVTWGPYMLVISIEALHGKGTVSPGVETLVIWLSFTSAICHPIIYGLWNKTVRRELLGMCFGDRYYRDSFIQRQRTSRLFSISNRITDLGLSPHLTAMMAGGQSLGHSSSTGDTGFSFSQDSGTDVMLLEDFNSDGTHYSHNYCSNRRRSSVPIDELPEPQEEVDQSSVLQIKADVHKTLDNFAASLAKAIETDAKMSLFGESGLPGDLFTIIKTVPGGTSKGNKISAGQRLRLESIDEGIFNDGTEEDSA